A genomic stretch from Schistosoma haematobium chromosome 4, whole genome shotgun sequence includes:
- the GYC88E_3 gene encoding Soluble guanylate cyclase 88E (EggNog:ENOG410V5S9~COG:F), protein MYGLLLEGLRNFIITKWSTELWIEICNQANSPEIQFETRKVYDEALLPNLFQTSSKLLDIPEDEIKFGMGISFVEYVGGKGYQGILRVLGRELRDFLNGLDNLHEFLRSSYPKIRPPSFFCVNESRTGITLQYRSHRIGFVPFFCGWMTELSRVLYSKEMKVELKNVFFTSQPFLLELSGQSKQYRLSCVIV, encoded by the exons ATGTATGGTTTATTGTTAGAAGGATTAcgtaattttattattactaaatgGTCTACAGAATTATGGATTGAAATATGTAATCAAGCTAATTCGCCTGAGATTCAATTTGAAACACGTAAAGTTTATGATGAAGCATTATTACCGAATTTATTTCAAACTAGTTCAAAATTATTAGATATACCTGAAGATGAAATTAAATTTGGTATGGGTATATCATTTGTTGAATATGTTGGTGGTAAAGGTTATCAAGGTATATTACGTGTACTTGGTAGAGAATTACGTGATTTTTTAAATGGTTTAGATAATCTTCATGAATTTCTAAGATCAAGTTATCCAAAAATTCGTCCACCATCATTTTTTTGTGTAAATGAAAGTAGAACAGGTATTACATTACAATATCGTTCACATCGTATTGGATTTGTACCATTTTTTTGTGGATGGATGACTGAATTATCAAGAGTTTTATATTCAAAAGAAATGAAAGTTGAA TTAAAGAACGTGTTTTTTACTTCACAACCATTTTTATTAGAGTTAAGTGGTCAGTCTAAACAATATCGATTATCGTGTGTAATTGTATAA